From Desulfosalsimonas propionicica, the proteins below share one genomic window:
- a CDS encoding glutamate synthase-related protein yields MQANAKITPSTLSLKDLPWQIDWSRDKCTLCGQCTAACPVNAIELGVFRKRIVEVDINAATQPGNIYKVYHGIRQRTDPAYHCVGCGMCAMVCPNDAIMPYHNDEADKLRFHLNRGGQAERRGGRRNAPAGVLDQIKFTRISMLTDPALDAGRHEFEMRALLGRILPPEENMKRVREHGWVPPVREIYPLIIGGMSFGALSPPMWEGLQMGVAYLNEEMGMPVRISTGEGGCPPRLLRSRFLRYVILQIASGYFGWDEIIHAIPEMKVDPCAVEIKYGQGAKPGDGGLLMWHKVNDLISAIRGVPKGVSLPSPPTHQTKYSIEEAVAKMIQSMSMAWGFRVPVYPKISGTSTSLAVLNNLSRNPYAAGLAIDGEDGGTGAAYNVSLDHMGHPVASCLRDCYLNLVKLGQQNEIPLFAGGGIGKNGNLAANAAALIMLGASGVQVGKYVMQAAAGCLGSETRRCNICNIGLCPKGITSQDPRLYRRLDAEDVAQRVVDMYVSFDTELRKIVAPLGRSTTLPIGMSDALGIADKAAADRLQIQYVV; encoded by the coding sequence ATGCAAGCAAATGCAAAGATTACCCCGTCTACACTAAGCCTCAAGGATCTTCCCTGGCAGATTGACTGGAGCCGGGACAAATGCACTTTGTGCGGCCAATGCACGGCAGCCTGCCCGGTCAACGCCATTGAACTGGGGGTGTTTCGCAAGCGGATCGTGGAGGTGGATATCAATGCGGCCACCCAGCCCGGCAACATCTACAAAGTCTATCACGGCATCCGTCAGCGCACGGACCCGGCCTATCACTGCGTGGGCTGCGGCATGTGCGCCATGGTTTGTCCCAATGACGCCATTATGCCGTATCACAATGATGAGGCCGACAAGCTCCGTTTTCATTTAAACCGGGGCGGCCAGGCCGAGCGCCGGGGCGGGCGGAGAAACGCGCCGGCCGGGGTGCTGGACCAGATCAAGTTCACCCGGATCTCCATGCTTACCGACCCTGCTCTGGATGCGGGTCGTCATGAGTTTGAAATGCGCGCCCTGCTCGGCCGGATCCTTCCGCCGGAGGAGAACATGAAGCGAGTGCGCGAGCACGGCTGGGTGCCGCCGGTTCGCGAGATCTATCCGCTGATTATCGGCGGCATGTCATTTGGTGCGCTCTCTCCGCCCATGTGGGAGGGGCTGCAGATGGGTGTGGCCTATTTAAACGAGGAAATGGGCATGCCCGTGCGTATCAGCACCGGGGAGGGCGGATGTCCGCCCAGGCTGCTTCGCTCACGATTTCTGCGCTACGTGATTCTGCAGATCGCATCCGGGTATTTCGGCTGGGACGAGATCATCCACGCCATTCCCGAAATGAAGGTGGATCCCTGCGCCGTTGAGATCAAGTACGGCCAGGGGGCCAAGCCCGGAGACGGCGGCCTTTTGATGTGGCACAAGGTCAATGACCTGATTTCTGCCATCCGCGGCGTGCCAAAGGGCGTGAGCCTGCCGAGTCCGCCCACCCACCAGACCAAGTATTCCATCGAGGAGGCCGTGGCCAAGATGATCCAGTCCATGAGCATGGCCTGGGGCTTCCGGGTACCGGTGTATCCCAAGATTTCGGGCACTTCCACTTCGCTTGCGGTGTTAAACAACCTGAGCCGGAACCCCTATGCCGCAGGTCTTGCCATTGACGGCGAAGACGGGGGCACCGGCGCGGCCTATAACGTGTCCCTGGACCACATGGGTCATCCCGTTGCCAGCTGCCTGCGGGACTGTTACCTCAACCTGGTGAAGCTGGGCCAACAGAACGAAATTCCGCTGTTTGCCGGCGGGGGTATCGGCAAAAACGGCAACCTGGCGGCCAATGCCGCAGCCCTGATCATGCTCGGGGCAAGCGGGGTCCAGGTGGGCAAATACGTGATGCAGGCCGCTGCCGGCTGCCTGGGTTCCGAGACCCGGCGGTGTAATATTTGCAACATCGGCCTGTGCCCCAAGGGCATCACCTCCCAGGATCCCCGCCTTTACCGGCGGCTGGATGCCGAGGACGTGGCACAGCGCGTGGTGGACATGTATGTCTCCTTTGACACGGAGCTAAGAAAGATCGTGGCCCCACTGGGCCGGTCCACCACCCTTCCCATCGGCATGTCAGATGCTTTGGGCATTGCAGACAAGGCAGCCGCAGATCGGCTGCAGATCCAGTATGTGGTTTAG
- a CDS encoding FAD-dependent oxidoreductase, whose product MDDQQRYYLISGRQDDIRLESRVLEEQLQEAVAKGHRKIEVQACGQHGIGGRLWRAGDKPLEIRVTGHSGQRLGSMGFANTRIENMGPASDDVGWLNAGAEIVVHGHASNGVANAMAQGRVYVAGSIGSRGMTMTKQNPRFAPPELWVLGSAGDYFGEFMAGGVAVICGIDAQTPENILGYRPLVGMVSGRVFFRGPHGGYSKSDARLVAITDSDWQWLEQNLRRFLEATDRMDLYDQLAERERWQLIAARGPADKVVRKTRSISEFRESVWNRELGAGGLVGDLTDTDMSPIPVIVTGRLRRFVPVWENRVYAPPCEATCPTGIPVHDRWRLVREGRMDEAVDMALAYTPFPASVCGYLCPNLCMQSCTRHSADMHPVDVTHLGRASISAKTPELPPVTGKKAAVVGGGPAGISIAWQLRRAGHDPVIFDMSENLGGKMRQLIPGSRIPADVLEAELSRIREVLPHVHLQQELGKDDVEQLKADYDFVVIAAGATKPRTLPVPGKERMIAVNDFLARAKNDAIDPGKKVVIIGAGNVGCDAAVEARRLGAGDIVLIDVQKPASFGKEREHAEAAGAKFRWPCFTREITEQGVVLESGEVLAADTVVVSIGDVPNTDFLPDAVGLEKGFVRVNEYFQTTDPKIFAIGDIVRPGLLTDAIGAGRKAASAIREIAEGKRPLDPGTDFKAVADPGTAAGPGGQTPVIDTARVSLEYFDPRISSFSGAEQCGSACASCGACRDCGICENICPRAAISRKQLQGKDYEYAVDPDLCIGCGFCAGACPCGVWAMRENDPL is encoded by the coding sequence ATGGACGACCAGCAACGCTATTATTTGATATCCGGACGGCAGGACGATATCCGGCTCGAATCCCGGGTCCTGGAGGAACAGCTCCAGGAGGCGGTGGCAAAAGGCCACCGGAAGATCGAGGTGCAGGCATGCGGCCAGCACGGCATTGGCGGCCGGCTGTGGCGCGCCGGGGACAAGCCCCTGGAAATCCGGGTTACGGGACACTCCGGCCAGCGCCTGGGTTCCATGGGATTTGCCAATACCCGGATTGAAAACATGGGCCCGGCCTCTGATGACGTGGGCTGGCTCAATGCCGGGGCTGAAATTGTGGTCCACGGCCATGCCTCAAACGGTGTGGCAAACGCCATGGCCCAGGGAAGGGTTTATGTGGCCGGCAGCATTGGCAGCCGGGGCATGACCATGACCAAGCAAAACCCCCGGTTTGCCCCTCCGGAACTGTGGGTGCTGGGATCGGCGGGCGATTATTTCGGCGAATTCATGGCCGGGGGTGTCGCCGTGATCTGCGGCATTGATGCGCAAACCCCGGAAAATATTTTGGGATACCGTCCCCTTGTGGGCATGGTCAGCGGCCGGGTTTTTTTCAGGGGCCCTCATGGCGGATACAGCAAAAGCGATGCCAGGCTCGTTGCCATCACAGACAGTGACTGGCAGTGGCTGGAACAAAACCTGCGGCGGTTTCTGGAGGCCACTGATCGCATGGATCTCTATGATCAACTGGCCGAGCGCGAGCGCTGGCAGCTCATTGCTGCCAGGGGTCCTGCGGACAAGGTGGTGCGAAAGACCCGGTCGATTTCCGAGTTCCGCGAGTCGGTGTGGAACCGGGAACTTGGCGCCGGGGGCCTGGTGGGCGATCTCACGGACACGGATATGAGCCCGATTCCCGTGATTGTCACCGGCCGCCTGCGCCGGTTTGTGCCGGTATGGGAAAACCGCGTGTATGCCCCGCCGTGCGAGGCCACATGTCCCACTGGCATTCCGGTGCATGACAGGTGGCGGCTGGTGCGCGAAGGCCGAATGGACGAGGCCGTGGACATGGCCCTGGCCTATACTCCGTTTCCCGCATCTGTATGCGGATACCTCTGCCCGAATCTTTGCATGCAGTCCTGCACCCGGCATTCGGCCGACATGCATCCGGTGGATGTCACGCACCTGGGCCGGGCCAGCATTTCAGCAAAAACGCCGGAACTGCCGCCTGTGACCGGGAAAAAAGCCGCCGTGGTGGGCGGCGGGCCTGCGGGCATCTCCATTGCCTGGCAGCTTCGCCGGGCCGGCCATGATCCGGTGATTTTTGACATGTCGGAAAACCTCGGCGGCAAGATGCGCCAACTGATTCCCGGCTCCCGTATTCCGGCTGATGTGCTGGAAGCCGAACTCTCCCGGATCCGCGAAGTGCTGCCCCATGTTCATCTGCAGCAGGAGCTGGGCAAAGACGATGTGGAGCAGTTGAAAGCCGATTATGATTTTGTGGTGATCGCAGCCGGGGCCACAAAGCCGCGCACCCTGCCGGTTCCCGGAAAGGAGCGCATGATTGCCGTAAATGATTTTCTGGCCCGGGCCAAAAACGATGCCATTGATCCGGGTAAAAAAGTGGTTATTATCGGTGCCGGCAACGTGGGCTGTGATGCGGCTGTTGAAGCCCGCCGTCTGGGAGCCGGAGATATCGTTCTCATAGACGTGCAAAAGCCGGCATCCTTTGGAAAGGAGCGGGAGCATGCAGAAGCTGCGGGGGCGAAATTCCGCTGGCCCTGCTTTACCCGTGAGATCACGGAGCAGGGCGTGGTGCTGGAATCCGGCGAGGTGTTGGCTGCAGACACGGTCGTGGTCTCCATCGGCGATGTGCCGAACACGGATTTTCTGCCCGACGCTGTGGGCCTGGAAAAGGGTTTTGTGCGGGTCAATGAATATTTCCAGACCACGGATCCAAAGATTTTTGCCATCGGCGACATTGTCCGGCCCGGCCTGCTTACTGATGCCATCGGCGCAGGCAGAAAGGCGGCTTCCGCCATCAGGGAAATTGCCGAAGGAAAGCGGCCCCTTGATCCCGGAACGGATTTTAAGGCAGTGGCCGATCCCGGCACAGCCGCCGGTCCCGGCGGACAAACCCCGGTGATCGACACCGCCCGGGTTTCCCTGGAATATTTTGACCCCAGGATCAGTTCGTTTTCCGGGGCGGAGCAGTGCGGGTCTGCCTGTGCGTCCTGCGGGGCCTGCCGGGATTGCGGGATTTGCGAAAATATTTGCCCGCGCGCGGCCATTTCCAGAAAGCAGTTACAAGGCAAGGATTATGAGTACGCGGTGGACCCGGATCTGTGCATTGGATGCGGCTTTTGTGCCGGGGCCTGCCCCTGCGGGGTCTGGGCCATGCGGGAAAATGATCCGCTGTAA
- the carA gene encoding glutamine-hydrolyzing carbamoyl-phosphate synthase small subunit → MKALLALEDGRAFACRSFTGPGEASGEMVFNTGMTGYQEILTDPSYRGQMVTMTYPLVGNYGVNAEDIESDRVQVGAFVIREYQDQYSNFRADQSLADYLRAHGVMGVDELDTRALTRHIRQAGAMRAFVSTHDTDPQSLSARARQIPPMEGQDLVCHVTAKKPYFWKNNRPVACDVSGPDQRFWGPKTDGFRVVALDYGVKYNILRCLENAGCQVLVLPADTPADAVKKLDPDGVFLSNGPGDPAPLSYAVETARQLIGYKPMFGICLGIQLLGQALGAKTFKLKFGHHGVNQPVQHLATGKVEITSQNHGFAVDPDTLDAKAVDITHMNLNDQTLEGFSHRQYPLFTVQYHPEAAPGPHDAGYLFNDFVRMIRDNQ, encoded by the coding sequence ATGAAAGCATTGCTGGCACTAGAAGACGGGCGCGCATTTGCCTGCCGAAGTTTCACCGGACCCGGGGAGGCTTCGGGGGAGATGGTGTTTAACACCGGCATGACCGGTTACCAGGAGATTCTCACAGACCCTTCCTACCGCGGGCAGATGGTGACCATGACCTATCCTCTGGTGGGCAACTACGGGGTCAATGCCGAAGACATCGAATCCGACCGGGTGCAGGTGGGCGCGTTCGTAATCCGGGAATACCAGGATCAATACAGCAATTTCCGGGCTGACCAAAGCCTTGCCGATTATCTCAGGGCCCACGGCGTCATGGGAGTGGATGAACTCGATACCCGGGCCCTGACCCGTCATATCCGACAGGCCGGCGCCATGCGCGCATTTGTTTCCACCCATGACACAGATCCGCAATCCTTAAGCGCCCGGGCCCGGCAGATCCCCCCCATGGAAGGCCAGGATCTGGTGTGTCACGTGACGGCCAAAAAACCCTATTTCTGGAAAAACAACAGACCTGTTGCCTGTGACGTGTCCGGCCCGGATCAGCGGTTTTGGGGACCCAAAACCGACGGCTTCCGGGTGGTTGCCCTGGACTACGGGGTAAAATACAATATTCTGCGCTGCCTGGAAAACGCCGGCTGCCAGGTTCTGGTGCTGCCGGCTGACACTCCGGCCGATGCAGTCAAAAAGCTGGACCCGGACGGGGTTTTTTTGTCCAACGGGCCCGGCGATCCCGCGCCCCTTTCCTATGCCGTGGAAACCGCCAGGCAGTTGATCGGGTATAAGCCGATGTTTGGCATCTGCCTGGGGATCCAGCTTTTGGGCCAGGCTCTGGGGGCAAAGACCTTCAAACTCAAGTTCGGTCATCACGGGGTCAATCAGCCGGTGCAGCACCTGGCCACCGGCAAGGTGGAAATCACCTCCCAGAACCACGGTTTTGCCGTGGATCCCGACACCCTGGACGCCAAGGCCGTGGATATCACCCACATGAACTTAAACGATCAGACACTGGAGGGGTTTTCTCACCGGCAATACCCCCTGTTTACGGTCCAGTACCATCCCGAGGCCGCACCCGGACCCCATGACGCCGGTTACCTGTTTAACGATTTTGTCCGCATGATCCGAGACAATCAATAA
- a CDS encoding glutamate synthase, translated as MCRLIAITSDTPQSPMTALNALDVMREGHDGSGVGLCLRDLGGPLEEMKDEPILSGIFTESGIRRLDGYMINLGFLTKYKISIKIPKVPPRGVPKRDMYLIRAYEYPEEWADMDQAEKEARLVNIRLALQEMGRENQDMIVFSFWPDTIMIKEIGDPLTVGKYLELGNEKLNARIIMAQGRQNTNYAIDLYACHPFFIQGFSTMTNGENTAFVPIREYLKSRGEPGYTGFYSDSEVFVHILHYTLKHLGLGVDAYKHVITPLQDGDLESHPNGDFLTHLKRTCRKLIIDGPNCVIGLLPDNTMFMTQDRKKLRPGVVGGQSGTWAFSSEVCGLDYVLPGRDKHTDFQPMHLDTAVVRPDRREVHICKQMQRLPRLH; from the coding sequence ATGTGCCGCTTAATCGCCATTACCAGTGATACGCCGCAGTCTCCCATGACCGCCTTAAATGCCCTGGATGTCATGCGCGAAGGCCATGACGGCTCCGGGGTGGGGCTTTGTCTCCGGGATCTGGGCGGGCCTCTGGAGGAAATGAAAGACGAGCCCATTTTGTCGGGCATTTTCACGGAGTCCGGGATCCGGCGTCTGGACGGTTACATGATCAACCTGGGATTTCTCACCAAGTACAAGATTTCCATCAAGATTCCCAAGGTGCCGCCCCGGGGAGTGCCCAAACGCGACATGTACCTGATCCGGGCATATGAATATCCCGAGGAATGGGCGGACATGGACCAGGCGGAAAAAGAGGCGCGGCTGGTCAACATCCGCCTGGCCCTCCAGGAAATGGGCCGGGAAAACCAGGACATGATCGTGTTCTCCTTCTGGCCCGACACCATCATGATCAAGGAAATCGGCGATCCCCTGACCGTGGGAAAATACCTGGAACTGGGAAACGAAAAGCTAAACGCCCGGATCATCATGGCCCAGGGCCGGCAGAACACCAATTACGCCATTGACCTGTATGCCTGCCACCCCTTTTTCATTCAGGGTTTTTCCACCATGACAAATGGGGAAAACACCGCTTTTGTGCCCATCCGGGAATATCTCAAATCCCGGGGCGAGCCCGGGTACACCGGTTTTTATTCCGATTCCGAGGTATTTGTTCATATCCTGCACTATACCCTTAAACATCTGGGACTCGGGGTGGATGCCTACAAGCACGTGATCACGCCCCTGCAGGACGGAGATCTGGAATCGCACCCCAACGGCGATTTTCTGACCCATTTAAAGCGTACCTGCAGAAAGCTCATTATTGACGGGCCCAATTGCGTCATCGGCCTGCTGCCGGATAACACCATGTTCATGACACAGGACCGCAAAAAGCTTCGGCCCGGGGTGGTGGGCGGCCAGTCCGGCACCTGGGCCTTTTCTTCAGAGGTCTGCGGCCTGGATTATGTCCTGCCCGGCCGGGACAAGCACACGGATTTTCAACCCATGCACCTGGATACGGCGGTTGTCCGACCCGACCGCCGGGAGGTTCACATATGCAAGCAAATGCAAAGATTACCCCGTCTACACTAA
- the glgP gene encoding alpha-glucan family phosphorylase has protein sequence MPSYQLSNNDFPNLPTRIKGLGGLAENLWWSWNPQARTLFKMLDRQAWKESNHNPDLMLKQLSAGVLARATRDDNFLRHYDLVMYLFEKYLNERVLYPEFELQPDALPIAYFSAEYGLHHSLPFYAGGLGFLAGDHLKECSDLGIPMVAVGFMYPGGYLNQVINRDGWQENFTQKVDKDAASISRLLTDNGEQFCVRVPYINHTPVEVGVWKVSVGRVGLYLMDTDIVSNSDWVRAISQRLYTSNVTQRLLQEILLGIGGSRVLATLGHDFGMLHLNEGHAAFALLEKIREFVEQGADFAQARKQLAAMSLFTTHTPVPAGHDIFPFDLVEKYLEGYWPLLGLDREGFMELGRHPDNPEAGFNMTALALRLSGNVNAVSQKHGEVTRGMWHCMWPDKAEADVPIDYVTNGVHLPTWLEPKMRLLFNRYFGEGWINVHDNPAIWQFIEEIPDSELWQLHYWLKLKLVNYIRQKARDRWDTGEVDPSQIMGMGTLLDPSVLTLGFARRFATYKRADLIFHDLDRLKKIINDPWRPVQILFAGKSHPEDAKGHELIHRVFEFARDPQMGGRIAFVENYNEQLGQYMVHGVDAWLNNPVPPMEASGTSGMKAALNGVPHVSIPDGWWLEGYNKNNGWQFGSGRKGSDSGRDRDDAAQLYDLLEQEMIPLYYEAAEDGTPHSWVRYMKESIKSTAPHFSSRRMVKEYYRKFYAQVLERGSENCGG, from the coding sequence ATGCCGTCGTACCAACTGAGCAACAATGATTTTCCCAACCTGCCCACCCGCATAAAAGGGCTGGGCGGTCTGGCTGAAAATCTCTGGTGGAGCTGGAATCCCCAGGCCCGAACGCTTTTTAAAATGCTTGACCGCCAGGCCTGGAAGGAAAGCAACCACAATCCGGACCTGATGTTAAAGCAGTTATCAGCCGGGGTGCTGGCCAGAGCCACCCGGGATGACAATTTCCTGCGGCATTATGATCTGGTGATGTATCTGTTTGAAAAATATTTAAACGAGCGGGTGCTTTACCCGGAGTTTGAACTGCAGCCGGATGCCCTGCCCATTGCCTATTTCAGCGCCGAATACGGCCTGCATCATTCCCTGCCCTTTTATGCCGGCGGGCTGGGCTTTCTGGCCGGCGATCATCTCAAGGAATGCAGCGATCTGGGCATTCCCATGGTGGCCGTGGGGTTTATGTATCCGGGCGGTTATCTCAATCAGGTGATCAACCGCGACGGCTGGCAGGAAAATTTTACCCAAAAGGTGGACAAAGATGCCGCATCCATCAGCCGCCTGCTCACCGATAACGGAGAGCAGTTCTGCGTGCGGGTGCCTTATATCAACCACACACCCGTGGAAGTGGGCGTATGGAAGGTCTCCGTGGGAAGGGTGGGGCTGTATCTCATGGACACCGATATCGTTTCCAACAGCGACTGGGTCAGAGCCATTTCCCAAAGGCTTTATACCAGCAATGTTACCCAGCGGCTGCTCCAGGAGATTTTGCTGGGTATCGGCGGTTCCAGGGTGCTGGCGACCCTGGGTCACGATTTTGGCATGCTGCATTTAAACGAGGGCCATGCCGCCTTTGCCCTGCTGGAGAAAATCCGGGAATTTGTGGAGCAGGGCGCGGATTTCGCGCAGGCGCGAAAGCAGTTGGCGGCCATGAGCCTGTTTACTACCCACACCCCGGTGCCCGCAGGCCATGATATCTTCCCCTTTGATTTGGTGGAAAAATACCTGGAAGGCTACTGGCCGCTTTTGGGGCTGGACCGGGAAGGGTTTATGGAACTGGGCCGGCATCCGGACAATCCCGAAGCCGGGTTTAACATGACAGCACTGGCACTGAGGCTTTCCGGCAATGTCAACGCTGTAAGCCAGAAGCACGGGGAGGTCACCCGGGGCATGTGGCACTGCATGTGGCCGGATAAGGCCGAAGCGGATGTGCCCATTGATTACGTGACAAACGGGGTGCATCTGCCCACCTGGCTGGAGCCCAAGATGCGGCTGCTGTTTAACCGGTATTTCGGGGAGGGCTGGATCAATGTCCATGACAACCCGGCCATATGGCAGTTTATTGAGGAAATTCCGGATTCGGAATTATGGCAGCTTCATTACTGGCTCAAGCTCAAGCTGGTCAACTACATCCGCCAAAAGGCCCGGGACCGCTGGGATACGGGCGAAGTAGATCCCTCCCAGATCATGGGCATGGGAACACTTCTAGATCCCTCGGTTCTCACGCTCGGATTCGCCCGCAGGTTTGCCACATACAAGCGCGCGGATCTGATTTTCCATGATCTGGATCGCCTGAAGAAAATCATCAATGATCCCTGGCGGCCGGTTCAGATCCTGTTTGCCGGGAAATCCCACCCAGAGGACGCCAAGGGCCATGAATTAATCCACCGGGTATTTGAATTTGCCCGTGATCCGCAGATGGGCGGCAGAATCGCCTTTGTGGAAAACTACAATGAGCAGCTCGGCCAGTACATGGTCCACGGCGTGGATGCGTGGTTAAACAATCCCGTGCCCCCCATGGAGGCCAGCGGCACCAGCGGCATGAAGGCGGCCTTAAACGGCGTGCCCCATGTGAGCATTCCGGACGGATGGTGGCTGGAGGGTTATAACAAAAACAACGGCTGGCAGTTCGGATCAGGCAGAAAGGGTTCTGACAGCGGCCGGGACCGGGATGATGCCGCACAATTATACGATCTGCTGGAACAAGAGATGATTCCCTTGTATTATGAGGCGGCCGAAGACGGCACCCCCCACAGCTGGGTCCGGTACATGAAAGAAAGCATCAAGTCCACTGCCCCGCACTTTTCCTCGCGCCGGATGGTCAAGGAGTATTACCGCAAGTTTTATGCCCAGGTGCTGGAACGCGGCTCCGAAAACTGCGGGGGCTGA